In a single window of the Acetivibrio clariflavus DSM 19732 genome:
- a CDS encoding YhcN/YlaJ family sporulation lipoprotein — MNKKFLQTAAITLGLSAISLPLTACNMNPNNTTPQRTGIIDRQNNNNMPYSNTGYQRINNTGLNSRINRIASPIPDSRFGNMNGNIARTTPLPGTNISTTPAANANNLTDLRNRAEKIEQQLESLANVNDASVMVVGDTALVAYDPKSTGVDITNLRNTITQRVKSIDPSITNVVITESANVKQSIQQMFGNMNNKSMDQITQEFNKMVRELTPTMY; from the coding sequence ATGAATAAAAAATTTTTACAAACTGCTGCTATTACTTTGGGTTTGTCAGCTATAAGTCTGCCTCTGACTGCCTGTAATATGAACCCAAACAATACCACTCCTCAAAGAACAGGAATTATTGACAGACAAAACAATAATAACATGCCCTATTCAAACACAGGCTATCAAAGAATAAACAACACTGGTCTGAACAGCAGAATAAACAGAATTGCTTCTCCTATACCGGATAGCCGTTTTGGCAATATGAACGGAAATATAGCAAGAACTACTCCACTACCCGGTACTAACATTAGTACCACACCTGCTGCCAATGCAAACAATTTGACTGATTTGCGCAACAGAGCCGAAAAAATCGAACAACAACTGGAAAGTTTGGCCAATGTCAATGACGCAAGCGTTATGGTAGTCGGTGATACCGCTTTGGTTGCCTACGACCCGAAATCAACCGGTGTAGATATCACTAATTTGAGAAATACTATAACGCAAAGGGTAAAAAGTATTGATCCCTCCATCACCAATGTTGTCATAACAGAATCTGCCAATGTTAAACAAAGTATACAGCAGATGTTCGGAAATATGAACAACAAGTCAATGGATCAAATAACGCAGGAATTTAATAAGATGGTCAGAGAACTTACACCTACAATGTACTAA
- a CDS encoding zinc dependent phospholipase C family protein: MEGIFEKTYGKAFKYTLFVINPFKRKIIKTECQIHKHINEQALEILKNDKYLDAYYFFSDYIADLNEGVVWADQDFKSVNHFYSPVRNKGLFGNNNALKLAVEYYEKSKGYWYLYDINLSMFYLGAALHLVQDMTVPHHANIRLLDRHRQFENYIKRTYMNTPKFVADRGGYYLNEGIEEYIRCNARTAVKIYKRLRDIKDMEKRYYTISKFTLPLAQKTTAGCLLMFYKDVSRNPFGT; the protein is encoded by the coding sequence ATGGAAGGAATATTTGAAAAAACCTATGGCAAGGCTTTTAAATATACATTATTCGTAATAAATCCTTTTAAAAGGAAAATAATAAAGACTGAATGCCAAATACACAAACACATTAATGAACAGGCATTGGAAATACTGAAAAATGACAAGTATTTGGATGCCTATTATTTTTTCAGTGATTATATTGCCGATCTGAATGAGGGAGTTGTATGGGCAGATCAGGATTTCAAAAGCGTAAATCATTTCTACAGTCCTGTCAGAAACAAGGGTCTGTTTGGAAATAACAATGCTTTGAAATTAGCTGTGGAATACTATGAAAAATCCAAGGGATACTGGTATCTTTATGATATAAATCTGTCAATGTTCTATTTAGGTGCTGCGCTTCACCTTGTTCAGGATATGACAGTACCTCATCATGCCAATATAAGACTTTTGGACAGACACAGACAGTTCGAAAACTATATAAAGCGTACTTATATGAATACACCGAAATTTGTGGCAGACAGAGGTGGATATTATCTCAATGAGGGAATTGAGGAGTATATTCGGTGCAATGCCAGGACTGCCGTAAAAATATACAAACGGCTGAGGGATATTAAAGATATGGAGAAGAGATATTATACAATAAGCAAGTTTACTTTGCCCCTTGCCCAGAAAACAACAGCCGGTTGCTTGCTGATGTTTTATAAAGATGTTTCCAGAAATCCTTTTGGAACATAA
- a CDS encoding Flp1 family type IVb pilin has protein sequence MFGLIKNFIMEEDGMSTVEVVLIIAVLVGLAILFKNYITDFVQYLLGIVFNKEKAGKDPYDQVSPTP, from the coding sequence ATGTTTGGCTTGATAAAGAATTTTATAATGGAGGAAGACGGCATGAGTACGGTTGAAGTGGTTCTGATTATTGCCGTGCTGGTAGGTTTGGCAATTTTGTTTAAAAACTATATAACAGATTTTGTTCAATATTTGCTTGGAATTGTATTTAATAAAGAGAAGGCAGGTAAGGACCCATACGACCAGGTATCGCCAACTCCATAA
- a CDS encoding IS110 family transposase — MNFRPIAGIDVGKFFSEMAILSPTNEVVARMKIHHDSNTDVERAVELLNKTEKDFASRPFIVMESTGHYHKILFHSLCKAGFEVSVTNPIQTDSIKNIGIRKVKNDKVDARKIALLYRFQELKSTNIPNEDIECLRSLCRQYYKLSDELTAYKNRLTGIVDQLMLNFKDVFSNIFSKAAMAVLEEYPTPAHILKADRNKLISLIQKKSRKSLKWSTAKYELLVSKARDFAPLSIHNASNVIMLGVYISMIKTLEESLEKVLKSIRLLIAEDMAKDMPMLALTLELLQSLPGIGLLSAATILAEIGDFSVFKKPGKLVAYFGVDPSVMQSGEFTGTRNKMSKRGSRLLRRVLFTIALANIRTKRDKTACNPVLLEFYQQKCQSKPKKVALGAVMRKLVCIIFAVLRDRKPYQLRSPQEHAQMLAAKHTAA; from the coding sequence ATGAATTTCAGACCCATTGCAGGAATTGATGTGGGTAAGTTCTTCAGTGAAATGGCGATTCTTTCTCCTACCAATGAAGTGGTTGCCCGCATGAAGATTCACCATGATTCCAATACCGACGTTGAAAGAGCCGTTGAATTGCTTAATAAAACGGAAAAAGATTTTGCTTCAAGGCCTTTCATAGTCATGGAATCCACCGGGCACTATCACAAAATCCTTTTCCATTCACTTTGTAAAGCTGGATTTGAGGTTTCGGTAACAAACCCCATCCAAACTGATTCTATCAAAAATATTGGAATCAGAAAAGTGAAAAATGATAAAGTGGATGCCCGGAAAATTGCCCTACTCTATAGATTTCAGGAACTTAAGTCAACCAACATCCCCAATGAGGATATTGAGTGCCTAAGGAGCCTATGTCGCCAGTACTACAAACTGAGTGATGAGCTTACCGCCTACAAAAACAGGCTTACCGGTATTGTTGACCAACTCATGCTTAACTTCAAGGATGTCTTCTCCAATATATTTTCAAAGGCTGCTATGGCTGTCCTGGAGGAGTATCCTACTCCTGCCCATATTCTTAAGGCTGACAGGAACAAGCTGATTTCACTGATTCAGAAGAAATCCCGCAAAAGTCTCAAATGGTCAACTGCCAAGTATGAGCTTCTGGTCTCCAAGGCCAGAGATTTTGCACCTCTGAGCATTCATAATGCCTCAAATGTTATTATGCTGGGCGTATATATCTCCATGATCAAAACCTTGGAAGAAAGCCTGGAGAAAGTCCTTAAGTCCATTCGTCTACTGATTGCTGAAGATATGGCGAAGGATATGCCCATGCTGGCATTGACGCTTGAACTTTTGCAGAGCCTGCCAGGTATAGGCCTTCTCTCTGCTGCTACTATTCTTGCGGAGATTGGAGACTTTTCAGTCTTTAAAAAGCCAGGCAAGCTGGTTGCTTATTTCGGCGTTGACCCCTCTGTCATGCAGTCCGGAGAGTTTACCGGCACACGGAACAAGATGTCTAAGAGAGGTTCAAGGCTGCTTCGCAGGGTGCTTTTCACAATTGCTCTTGCTAATATCCGTACCAAGCGGGATAAGACAGCTTGCAACCCTGTGCTGCTGGAGTTCTACCAACAAAAATGCCAGAGTAAGCCTAAGAAAGTAGCTTTGGGAGCTGTTATGCGCAAGCTTGTTTGTATCATCTTTGCTGTCCTAAGGGATAGGAAACCTTACCAGTTACGCAGCCCCCAGG